A portion of the Litorimonas taeanensis genome contains these proteins:
- a CDS encoding DUF2093 domain-containing protein gives MNNFFQNQGEAQIHYGDADFTIMKTGAYVTCAVTGQKIPLDRLRYWSSDRQEAYKDAAASLEAFKGDYV, from the coding sequence ATGAATAATTTTTTCCAAAACCAAGGTGAAGCGCAGATCCATTATGGTGATGCGGATTTTACGATTATGAAAACCGGGGCCTATGTCACCTGCGCGGTAACAGGGCAGAAAATTCCGCTTGATCGACTTCGCTATTGGAGTTCAGATCGACAAGAGGCTTATAAAGATGCTGCGGCCAGCCTAGAGGCGTTTAAAGGCGATTACGTTTGA
- a CDS encoding M23 family metallopeptidase → MRVWALGVALLAFPLVACAESVESQTVKQTDTARLQEAAPSHNHVAAHETLLEAEKHQETNSATTIPKMGPVPITCYGIAEQGGLVVCRTEPNAQVKIARAEDDFYFETSDENGILFVGFDRDEATNFIEHAGNRVTFELKPRDYDTSRIDGLPKNMVNEYTPEELKRIRAASAKKKIGFASRVQPVGFKDGFIYPIQEDYIKTTNFGAQRILNGVPKKPHYGVDLAAPKGTPIVAPADGIVSLASEDMYFEGALILIDHGQGLISYYLHMDDVMVEDGQAVKQGEQIATVGSKGRSTGPHLCWRLKWRNRNLDPELLTQWSQD, encoded by the coding sequence ATGCGCGTATGGGCTTTAGGCGTTGCTTTGCTTGCTTTCCCTTTGGTAGCCTGCGCCGAGTCTGTGGAGAGCCAAACCGTAAAGCAGACTGATACAGCTAGGCTTCAAGAAGCAGCGCCATCTCATAACCACGTAGCAGCCCATGAAACACTTTTAGAGGCTGAAAAGCACCAAGAGACTAACTCTGCCACTACAATACCAAAAATGGGGCCTGTTCCAATTACGTGTTACGGTATTGCAGAGCAAGGTGGCTTAGTGGTTTGCCGTACAGAACCAAACGCCCAAGTGAAAATTGCTCGAGCCGAAGATGATTTCTATTTCGAGACGTCGGATGAAAATGGTATTTTATTCGTTGGATTTGATCGAGATGAAGCGACGAATTTCATTGAACACGCTGGTAATCGTGTGACGTTTGAACTTAAGCCTAGAGACTATGATACCTCACGAATTGATGGCCTGCCAAAGAACATGGTCAATGAATATACGCCTGAAGAATTAAAACGTATTCGAGCGGCTTCAGCAAAAAAGAAAATAGGGTTTGCGTCTCGGGTTCAGCCGGTGGGCTTCAAAGATGGATTTATCTACCCTATTCAAGAAGATTATATAAAAACTACGAATTTCGGAGCGCAGCGTATTCTAAATGGCGTACCGAAAAAGCCACATTACGGCGTGGACCTTGCGGCGCCGAAAGGCACGCCCATAGTGGCGCCTGCCGATGGTATTGTCAGCCTTGCCAGCGAAGATATGTATTTTGAAGGCGCTCTAATATTAATTGATCACGGGCAGGGACTTATTAGTTATTATCTTCACATGGATGACGTGATGGTTGAGGATGGGCAAGCCGTAAAACAGGGCGAACAGATTGCGACAGTTGGGTCAAAAGGCCGCTCAACTGGACCGCATTTATGCTGGCGTTTAAAATGGCGTAACCGTAATCTTGACCCTGAATTACTAACGCAATGGTCGCAAGACTGA